A single Streptomyces sp. 2114.4 DNA region contains:
- a CDS encoding DUF5998 family protein has translation MAKTGTTTQGLRAAIERSGYYPTLVAEAVQAAVGGEPVTSYLVHQETTFDANEVRRHVTVLVLTGTRFIVSHTDEQAADATSPSPYATTSTESVKLSRISSVVLSRVVANPESYTPGRLPREVVLTIGWGAVARLDLEPAACGDPNCEADHGYTGSSTADDLSLRVSEAGDGPDSVRETLTFAQALSEATAATPAPR, from the coding sequence ATGGCTAAGACCGGTACGACGACCCAGGGGCTGCGCGCGGCGATCGAGCGCAGCGGCTATTACCCGACGCTCGTGGCCGAGGCGGTGCAGGCCGCGGTCGGCGGCGAGCCCGTGACGTCGTACCTCGTCCACCAGGAGACGACCTTCGACGCCAACGAGGTCCGCCGCCATGTCACGGTCCTGGTCCTGACCGGCACCCGCTTCATCGTCAGTCACACCGACGAGCAGGCCGCCGACGCCACCTCCCCGTCGCCGTACGCCACCACCTCCACCGAATCCGTCAAGCTGAGCCGGATCTCCTCCGTGGTGCTCAGCCGGGTGGTCGCCAACCCCGAGTCCTACACCCCGGGCCGGCTGCCCCGCGAGGTCGTGCTGACCATCGGCTGGGGCGCGGTCGCCCGCCTGGACCTGGAGCCCGCCGCCTGCGGCGACCCCAACTGCGAGGCGGATCACGGCTACACGGGCTCCTCCACCGCCGACGACCTCTCGCTGCGGGTCAGCGAGGCCGGTGACGGACCGGACTCGGTGCGCGAGACGCTCACCTTCGCCCAGGCGCTCTCCGAGGCCACCGCGGCCACCCCCGCCCCCCGCTGA
- a CDS encoding GNAT family N-acetyltransferase translates to MHQPHDHAYPTHWEADVVLRDGGTARIRPITPDDAERLVSFYEQVSDESKYYRFFAPYPRLSDRDVHRFTHHDYIDRVGLAATVGGEFIATVRYDRINDQGLPAKSPEDDQAEVAFLVQDAHQGRGVASALLEHIAAVARERGIRRFAAEVLPANSKMIKVFTDAGYTHKRTFEDGVVRLEFDLEPTEQSMAVMRGREQRAEARSVQRLLAPGSVAVIGAGRAPGGVGRTALRSLLESGFTGRVHAVNHAFPEGMQRLQPEEVPAVRSLREIPDPVDLAVIAVPADSVPDVVRDCGEHGVQGVLILSSGYAEAGPDGRERQRALLRQARSYGMRLIGPNAFGLINTAPDVRLNASLAPRMPGAGHIGLFTQSGAIGIALLSGLHARGPGDGGIAGISAFVSAGNRADVSGNDLLQYWYDDPDTDVVILYLESIGNPRKFARLARRTAAVKPVVVAKGARHNGTAPPGHAVPTVRVPDSTVAALMRQAGVIRVDTVTELIDAGLLLASQPLPAGPRIAILGNSESLALLAYDACLTEGLRPQSPRVLPSAATADDFRAALTEALSGAGCDAVVVTAIPWVGEGAAVSPADSEGVALAAALRTAAEAHPEKPVTVVHLAMDDLAETLAAPAPAPAPAPAPAPAPAPAPAPAQSPSHAPAAPARGEPARPGSPDPASARPAEPLQPPWPPHPPANRSRPPLPPGPPPTLAARRPEPARDAAATPPRPRPASLRIPAYPAAERAVRSLAEAVRYAAWRREAAEPGRVPEYDDIQEAAAGADIERLLDRLTPDAPTGRSVPVPPQDAEALLARYGIHTRPVLPAPDPDTAVRAAARLGYPVALKTTAPHLRHRADLGGVRLDIAGESELRRTYAELTDFLGSPEELRPVVQSMVPRGVDTVIRAAIDPAAGAVLSFGLAGAPSQLLGDIAHRLIPATDREVTEQIRSIRAAPLLFGWRGSQPVDTAALAEVLLRVSRLVDDHPEVVGVDLEPVVVAPHGLSVLGATVRLARAPATTDLGPRRLPVY, encoded by the coding sequence ATGCACCAGCCGCACGACCACGCATACCCGACCCACTGGGAGGCCGACGTGGTGCTGCGTGACGGCGGCACGGCGCGGATCCGCCCCATCACCCCCGACGACGCCGAGCGGCTGGTCTCCTTCTACGAACAGGTCTCGGACGAGTCGAAGTACTACCGCTTCTTCGCGCCCTATCCGCGCCTGTCCGACCGTGACGTGCACCGTTTCACCCACCACGACTACATCGACCGGGTAGGGCTCGCCGCCACCGTCGGCGGCGAGTTCATCGCCACCGTCCGCTACGACCGGATCAACGACCAGGGGTTGCCGGCCAAGAGCCCCGAGGACGACCAGGCCGAGGTTGCCTTCCTCGTCCAGGACGCCCATCAGGGCCGCGGTGTCGCCTCCGCCCTCCTGGAGCACATCGCGGCCGTCGCCCGCGAGCGAGGCATCCGCCGGTTCGCCGCCGAGGTGCTTCCCGCGAACTCCAAGATGATCAAGGTCTTCACGGACGCCGGCTACACCCACAAGCGCACCTTCGAAGACGGTGTGGTCCGCCTGGAGTTCGATCTGGAGCCGACCGAGCAGTCCATGGCCGTGATGCGCGGCCGCGAGCAGCGCGCCGAGGCCCGCTCCGTACAGCGGCTGCTCGCCCCGGGCTCGGTCGCCGTCATCGGTGCCGGCCGCGCCCCCGGAGGCGTCGGGCGTACCGCGCTGCGCAGCCTCCTGGAATCCGGCTTCACGGGCCGGGTGCACGCCGTCAACCACGCCTTCCCCGAAGGCATGCAGCGGCTGCAGCCCGAAGAGGTGCCGGCCGTCCGCTCCCTGCGGGAGATCCCCGACCCGGTGGACCTCGCCGTCATCGCCGTCCCCGCGGACAGCGTCCCCGACGTGGTCCGCGACTGCGGTGAACACGGTGTCCAGGGCGTGCTGATCCTGTCCTCGGGTTACGCCGAGGCGGGCCCGGACGGCCGGGAGCGACAGCGCGCCCTGCTCCGCCAGGCCCGCTCGTACGGCATGCGGCTCATCGGCCCCAATGCCTTCGGCCTGATCAACACCGCCCCCGACGTCCGGCTGAACGCCTCCCTCGCCCCCCGGATGCCCGGCGCCGGTCACATCGGCCTGTTCACCCAGTCCGGTGCCATCGGTATCGCCCTGCTCAGCGGGCTGCATGCGCGCGGCCCCGGTGACGGCGGGATCGCCGGCATCTCCGCCTTCGTCTCGGCCGGCAACCGCGCCGATGTCTCCGGCAACGACCTGCTCCAGTATTGGTACGACGACCCGGACACCGATGTCGTGATCCTCTACCTGGAATCCATCGGCAACCCGCGCAAATTCGCCCGGCTCGCCCGCCGCACCGCCGCCGTCAAACCGGTCGTGGTCGCCAAGGGGGCCCGGCACAACGGCACGGCTCCGCCCGGTCACGCCGTGCCCACGGTCCGGGTCCCCGACAGCACCGTCGCCGCCCTGATGCGCCAGGCCGGCGTGATCCGCGTCGACACGGTCACCGAGCTGATCGACGCCGGTCTGCTCCTGGCCTCCCAGCCGCTGCCGGCCGGCCCGCGCATCGCCATCCTCGGCAACTCCGAGTCGCTGGCGCTGCTCGCCTACGACGCCTGCCTGACCGAAGGACTGCGCCCGCAGAGTCCCCGGGTGCTGCCCTCCGCGGCGACAGCGGACGACTTCCGGGCCGCGCTCACCGAGGCGCTGTCCGGCGCCGGCTGCGATGCCGTCGTCGTCACGGCCATCCCCTGGGTGGGGGAGGGGGCCGCCGTCTCCCCGGCCGACAGCGAAGGCGTCGCACTCGCCGCCGCGCTGCGGACCGCGGCCGAGGCGCATCCGGAGAAGCCGGTGACGGTCGTCCACCTCGCCATGGACGATCTGGCCGAAACACTCGCGGCACCGGCACCGGCACCGGCACCGGCACCGGCACCGGCACCGGCACCGGCACCGGCACCGGCACCCGCCCAGTCGCCGTCGCACGCGCCCGCTGCGCCCGCCCGGGGCGAGCCGGCCCGCCCCGGGAGCCCGGACCCCGCGTCGGCCCGGCCCGCCGAGCCCCTGCAGCCCCCATGGCCCCCGCACCCCCCGGCGAATCGCTCACGCCCCCCGCTCCCCCCGGGCCCGCCGCCCACCCTCGCCGCACGCCGGCCGGAGCCGGCCCGCGACGCCGCCGCCACCCCGCCCCGGCCCCGCCCGGCGTCGCTCCGTATCCCCGCCTACCCCGCCGCCGAGCGCGCCGTGCGCTCTCTCGCCGAGGCCGTCCGCTACGCCGCATGGCGCCGGGAGGCCGCCGAGCCGGGCCGGGTGCCCGAATACGACGACATCCAGGAGGCGGCGGCCGGCGCCGACATCGAGCGCCTGCTCGACCGGCTCACCCCCGACGCCCCCACGGGCCGCTCCGTCCCGGTGCCGCCCCAGGACGCCGAAGCCCTGCTCGCCCGTTACGGCATCCACACCCGGCCCGTCCTGCCGGCCCCCGACCCGGACACCGCCGTCCGCGCCGCCGCCCGCCTCGGCTATCCGGTGGCCCTGAAAACCACCGCACCCCATCTGCGTCACCGCGCCGACCTCGGCGGAGTGCGTCTCGATATCGCTGGTGAGTCCGAACTCCGCCGCACCTATGCCGAACTGACCGATTTCCTGGGCTCTCCGGAGGAGCTGCGCCCGGTCGTCCAGTCGATGGTGCCGCGCGGCGTCGACACGGTCATCCGTGCCGCCATCGACCCGGCCGCCGGTGCCGTGCTCTCCTTCGGCCTGGCCGGGGCGCCCTCCCAGCTGCTCGGCGATATCGCCCACCGCCTCATCCCCGCCACCGACCGCGAGGTCACCGAACAGATCCGCTCGATCCGCGCCGCCCCGCTGCTGTTCGGCTGGCGCGGCTCCCAGCCCGTGGACACCGCGGCCCTGGCCGAGGTGCTGCTCCGCGTCTCCCGGCTCGTCGACGACCACCCCGAGGTCGTCGGCGTCGACCTCGAACCGGTCGTCGTCGCCCCGCACGGCCTTTCCGTACTGGGGGCGACCGTGCGCCTGGCCAGGGCCCCCGCCACCACTGACCTCGGCCCCCGCCGGCTGCCCGTCTACTGA